In Candidatus Zixiibacteriota bacterium, a single window of DNA contains:
- a CDS encoding DUF494 family protein: MGNRVLEIVVFLMSHIKDHQGQLENIDDISSYLKSNGFTDNEISSAYSWVLDQLQTDSQFIIDGSQSNLSTRVLTEQERRYFTRESCGYVLQLKYLGLISDSQLEMILERGALLGPSPVNLEEVKMLVGSMLFRENELLESGRHQMVLLPDDEGLIN, from the coding sequence GTGGGTAACCGTGTTCTGGAAATTGTCGTTTTTCTGATGTCGCATATAAAAGACCACCAGGGTCAGCTTGAAAATATTGATGATATTTCTTCCTATCTTAAAAGTAACGGCTTTACTGACAATGAGATAAGCTCGGCATATTCCTGGGTTCTGGACCAGCTTCAAACCGATTCGCAGTTTATTATAGATGGCAGTCAATCCAACCTCTCGACCAGGGTTCTGACCGAACAGGAACGTCGCTATTTCACGCGGGAATCTTGTGGTTATGTATTGCAGCTAAAATATCTGGGATTGATTAGCGATTCTCAACTGGAAATGATCCTGGAAAGAGGCGCTCTTTTGGGACCTTCTCCGGTCAATCTGGAGGAAGTTAAGATGCTTGTTGGTTCGATGCTCTTTCGTGAGAACGAGTTGCTTGAATCGGGCCGTCATCAGATGGTTTTGCTTCCCGATGATGAGGGTTTGATTAACTGA
- the purH gene encoding bifunctional phosphoribosylaminoimidazolecarboxamide formyltransferase/IMP cyclohydrolase — MKIRRALISVSDKTGLVELAKALAENDIEILSTGGTLATLKKAGIQAVSVSTFTGAPEILGGRVKTLHPKIHAGILFRRDSEADNAEMIHQEYKPIDMVIVNLYPFEKTVAKPDVSEAEIIENIDIGGPTMVRAAAKNYSGVAVVTGPSDYPLIIDELKRNDGSLSLELRRELASRAFALTNTYDRAIADYFIGKKPETDDEFPRKLTLSFDHLQSLRYGENPHQKAAFYADKKFSGPTLARAEILAGKELSFNNISDLDATLEMLLDFDEPFACVLKHANPCGAAVGATLAEAYRDALASDPLSAFGSIIGLNKKIDLATAELLHQTHFVECILAPGYDEEALALMKKKKNRRLLALPEIIGGRPEGEMVNKFVRGGMLYQTADDIETLKTSLTTVTDRKPTDEETESLLFAWKIVKHTKSNAIVIVKGKATVGIGMGQTSRVDASALAVKRAGDRTRGAVLASDAFFPMPDGIEVATEAGVTAIIQPGGSKGDPEAIEAANKAKAAMVFTGVRHFKH; from the coding sequence ATAAAGATAAGACGCGCTCTTATATCAGTATCGGACAAAACCGGTCTGGTGGAACTGGCCAAAGCTCTGGCGGAAAATGACATCGAAATCCTTTCCACCGGTGGAACCCTGGCAACCTTGAAAAAGGCCGGCATTCAGGCGGTCTCGGTGTCGACCTTCACCGGGGCGCCGGAGATACTTGGCGGCCGAGTTAAAACCCTTCATCCCAAAATCCATGCCGGAATTCTGTTCCGACGTGACAGCGAGGCTGATAATGCCGAAATGATACACCAGGAATATAAGCCGATTGATATGGTAATCGTGAATCTATATCCGTTTGAAAAGACGGTAGCAAAACCAGATGTATCGGAAGCGGAAATTATCGAAAACATCGATATTGGTGGTCCGACCATGGTTCGCGCCGCCGCCAAAAACTATTCGGGCGTGGCAGTGGTTACCGGTCCGTCTGATTATCCCTTGATAATCGATGAATTGAAGCGTAATGATGGTTCCCTGAGTCTGGAATTAAGGCGGGAATTGGCCAGCCGGGCTTTTGCGCTGACCAATACCTATGACAGAGCCATTGCGGACTATTTCATTGGCAAGAAACCGGAAACAGACGATGAATTTCCGCGAAAGCTCACTCTGTCATTTGATCATCTGCAGTCATTGCGATACGGAGAGAATCCTCATCAAAAGGCGGCTTTTTATGCCGACAAAAAATTTAGCGGTCCGACTCTGGCCCGGGCGGAAATATTGGCTGGTAAGGAACTGTCGTTTAATAACATCTCCGATCTCGATGCCACCCTGGAAATGCTTCTGGATTTTGATGAACCATTTGCCTGCGTTCTCAAGCATGCCAATCCCTGCGGGGCCGCGGTCGGGGCTACTCTGGCCGAGGCCTATCGCGATGCTTTGGCCTCGGACCCTCTTTCAGCTTTCGGGTCGATAATCGGGCTGAATAAAAAGATCGATCTGGCGACAGCCGAATTATTGCATCAGACGCATTTTGTGGAATGTATCCTTGCGCCTGGTTATGATGAAGAGGCTCTGGCGCTTATGAAAAAGAAAAAAAATCGTCGTCTACTCGCTCTTCCCGAAATAATCGGTGGGCGTCCGGAAGGCGAGATGGTCAATAAGTTCGTCAGGGGAGGAATGCTTTATCAAACCGCCGATGATATCGAAACCCTTAAAACCTCTCTAACGACCGTTACCGATCGGAAACCGACTGACGAAGAGACTGAGTCATTACTTTTTGCCTGGAAAATTGTCAAACATACGAAATCGAATGCAATTGTAATTGTCAAAGGTAAGGCAACTGTCGGAATCGGCATGGGGCAGACTTCCCGGGTTGATGCTTCGGCACTGGCCGTGAAAAGGGCCGGAGACCGTACCCGCGGGGCGGTTCTGGCTTCCGATGCCTTTTTCCCCATGCCTGATGGCATTGAGGTGGCGACTGAGGCTGGAGTAACGGCCATTATTCAACCAGGCGGATCCAAGGGTGATCCGGAGGCAATTGAAGCGGCGAATAAGGCCAAGGCCGCCATGGTCTTCACGGGCGTGAGGCATTTCAAGCACTAA
- a CDS encoding phosphoribosylaminoimidazolesuccinocarboxamide synthase → MEKCVLKTEIKEYPLFSRGKVRDVYDLDDRLLIVTTDRISAFDVVLPNGIPGKGRVLTEMSLFWFDLLKDVVRSHLVTADFGQYPDKLKKYRDILEGRSMIVVKAERVDMECIVRGYISGSMWKELQQARKKGQNVVHGFTFPADLKESDKLPEPIFTPSTKAEGGHDENISYEKSVAMVGEETARLCRDISLAMYTRAADYARSRGIIIADTKFEFGYHKGEFIVIDEVLSPDSSRFWPLNQYTPGKGQPSFDKQFIRDYLSGLDWDKTPPGPTLPEEIVTKSAAKYAEAARLLMRK, encoded by the coding sequence ATGGAAAAATGTGTTTTAAAAACCGAAATCAAGGAATATCCTTTATTCAGTCGCGGAAAGGTCCGCGATGTTTATGATCTTGATGATCGGCTGTTGATTGTCACAACCGACCGGATTTCGGCCTTTGATGTTGTCCTGCCGAATGGAATACCGGGCAAAGGAAGGGTGTTGACGGAAATGTCACTCTTCTGGTTCGACCTGCTTAAGGATGTTGTCAGATCGCATCTGGTTACCGCTGATTTTGGACAATATCCTGATAAACTGAAAAAATACCGGGATATCCTGGAAGGCCGGTCGATGATTGTGGTTAAGGCCGAACGGGTCGATATGGAATGTATTGTCCGCGGGTATATATCCGGTTCCATGTGGAAAGAACTGCAGCAGGCCCGCAAGAAAGGACAGAATGTCGTCCACGGTTTTACTTTCCCGGCTGATTTGAAGGAATCCGATAAACTTCCAGAACCGATTTTCACTCCATCCACCAAAGCCGAGGGCGGTCATGATGAGAATATATCGTATGAAAAATCGGTGGCCATGGTAGGCGAGGAAACGGCCCGGCTGTGCCGCGACATATCATTGGCCATGTACACCAGGGCCGCTGATTATGCCCGTAGCCGGGGGATAATAATTGCCGATACCAAGTTTGAATTTGGTTATCACAAAGGAGAGTTCATCGTCATCGATGAGGTCCTCTCACCGGATTCATCGCGATTCTGGCCTCTCAATCAGTACACTCCCGGAAAAGGCCAACCGTCATTTGACAAGCAGTTCATTCGTGATTACCTTTCCGGTCTTGACTGGGACAAGACTCCTCCGGGACCAACTCTTCCTGAGGAAATAGTGACAAAATCGGCCGCCAAGTATGCCGAAGCGGCCAGGTTATTGATGAGGAAATAA
- the purN gene encoding phosphoribosylglycinamide formyltransferase, whose product MSERTKLAVFISGSGSNLQSIIEAAAGGRLAAEVVLVISNKSNAYGLERATQAGIETFIYKAKKYPDQNAAATDLLEMLAQYEIDYIALAGYLQLLPNEVVKKYRNRITNIHPALLPKFGGKGMYGHFVHEAVIAAGERESGATVHLVDEIYDNGRILMQKKVPVMPDDTPDTLAARILKIEHEIYPQALDNLIKGKYD is encoded by the coding sequence ATGAGCGAGAGGACTAAACTGGCTGTTTTCATTTCAGGAAGCGGTTCCAATCTGCAGTCGATTATCGAGGCGGCGGCCGGAGGACGATTGGCCGCCGAAGTGGTTCTGGTGATATCGAATAAGAGTAACGCTTATGGTCTGGAACGAGCCACTCAGGCCGGCATTGAGACCTTTATATATAAAGCGAAAAAATACCCTGATCAGAACGCCGCCGCAACCGATTTGCTGGAGATGCTGGCGCAGTATGAGATCGATTATATTGCGCTGGCCGGGTATCTGCAATTACTACCCAATGAAGTCGTGAAAAAATATCGAAACAGGATAACCAATATCCATCCTGCCCTGCTTCCCAAGTTCGGTGGCAAAGGGATGTACGGGCATTTTGTCCATGAAGCGGTTATTGCCGCCGGGGAAAGGGAATCGGGCGCCACGGTTCATCTGGTCGATGAAATTTACGACAACGGCCGCATCCTGATGCAAAAGAAGGTCCCGGTTATGCCGGATGATACTCCGGATACTCTGGCCGCCCGTATATTGAAAATCGAACATGAAATATATCCTCAGGCACTTGATAATCTGATAAAAGGGAAATACGACTGA